In the genome of Pichia kudriavzevii chromosome 4, complete sequence, one region contains:
- a CDS encoding uncharacterized protein (PKUD0D04550; Pfam Domains: DUF1774(1.7e-31)), whose product MASNDGLTASKIFITISYILSVFGSLFYLLPHLNDKHFLTPFSGTFIVTAIFWILTLLLQFVFITKVLFNNNVSPSNQSSAIAVIGPHFTTSNILHFFWCYFFSRERFVISEVLLIVNLLNQLTLYFSHKTIAIKSLPDWLTVHLPVTGTPLAWSLYAILWNGATMFHSHNKSLLPRLLANIFIWELFVVPMALLVFYKDWSVGLATSFLALGMGFGQMFTKLVALQWIFAFVIAGANFTFSVLSMFNSAVAQSQTTTSTDQAPLLA is encoded by the coding sequence ATGGCTTCCAACGACGGCTTGACTGCCAGCAAGatcttcatcaccatttcCTATATTTTGTCGGTATTTGGATCTCTATTCTACCTCCTGCCCCACTTGAACGACAAGCACTTTTTGACCCCCTTTTCAGGTACGTTTATTGTCACGGCCATCTTTTGGATATTGACGCTTCTACTCCAGTTTGTCTTTATCACCAAAGTCttgttcaacaacaatgtaTCTCCATCAAACCAGTCCTCGGCAATTGCTGTCATTGGCCCTCATTTCACAACTTCAAATATCTTACACTTCTTTTGGTGCTACTTTTTCTCAAGAGAACGTTTTGTCATTTCAGAGGTACTCTTAATTGTCAACTTGTTGAACCAATTGACCTTATATTTCTCTCACAAGACGATTGCTATAAAGTCGCTGCCAGACTGGCTAACCGTTCACCTCCCTGTAACAGGAACACCGCTTGCATGGTCCCTATACGCAATTCTCTGGAACGGTGCTACAATGTTCCACTCCCATAATAAGTCCCTGTTGCCTCGTCTTCTCGccaatatcttcatttgGGAGTTGTTTGTCGTTCCAATGGCCTTGCTAGTATTCTACAAGGATTGGTCGGTCGGCTTGGCAACCTCCTTTTTGGCATTGGGTATGGGCTTTGGCCAAATGTTCACAAAGTTAGTTGCTCTTCAATGGATCTTTGCCTTTGTTATTGCCGGCGCAAACTTCACCTTCTCCGTCTTGAGCATGTTCAACTCAGCTGTCGCACAGTCTCAAACAACTACCTCAACAGATCAAGCACCACTACTTGCTTGA
- a CDS encoding uncharacterized protein (PKUD0D04560; similar to Saccharomyces cerevisiae YNL138W-A (YSF3); ancestral locus Anc_2.126), translated as MENSRERQLYQTLKTRYVGLGDADTTRGEYLENVKRDTLTSLVGHDCTLTQISYATGKTKSEVRFEILNKMCGGYKDGK; from the coding sequence ATGGAGAATAGTCGGGAGAGGCAGTTATATCAGACGCTTAAGACACGATATGTGGGACTCGGCGATGCAGATACCACTAGGGGGGAGTATTTAGAGAATGTCAAGCGGGACACCCTGACGAGTCTTGTTGGACATGACTGCACGTTAACACAGATTAGTTATGCAACGGGCAAGACCAAGAGTGAGGTAaggtttgaaattttaaataAAATGTGTGGTGGTTATAAAGATGGTAAATAG
- a CDS encoding uncharacterized protein (PKUD0D04570; similar to Saccharomyces cerevisiae YNL139C (THO2); ancestral locus Anc_2.125) has protein sequence MSAQWSYITEELLASPLSVSTLVESLKTTPESIDDVFYELILSIAEYDRASTATYSSILAALFKEFPNKEEKFLVLSQAFPSTSSLNSFLKNCSIDKSLKVLHLDKNILKSEGIFPDYGRYQYIDARTRIFSVDSYSSLHESSEGFAKYISEIISFMDKPENPSDLVDTLDQITVIYELDANRCTLIMLNIFANFLGDKEDVVLDICRNCSWWRTQDSNSSIQSTINSYLLNVREENILELRMITLLIKHEILDFKQVYNCLGPLNVKIIDSATTEANESNEMNELLDTTLEQKQKDAAVSNVSALAMASLLPDSDDEEDNKGEKEDKVATSETLAQETILDKSKYFNKVQLLDSFIHYKMFEYIDVVLGEFPEIPLIYDRIADRLNDLVESFITPFYFEFVDNLNLLSADVEVEVTIQINNLDEMFDAVIPYVNLLKYKIMRNSSLVTKLVRILKTAIFKNIEENEICFEFFRNYIFLYLPFSHNIPLVNESFSILSCYPLETRYNLYGEYSVMVKKDPATKLNNDICEKKTKDLLKRLSVENINTSCRSLNKLISVNPIAASNTFISHIESYSSLIELVCESSKFFNDFAWDVITYQLLTKLYGNRSPMQPDGINYTQWFGNLTQFIGKLGSLYPESFQLSPILLSVVKSLINKNFCVLEILQALINSMTGIKPINNLSYQQIMRLNAEKSLKQLAYFSIQDNREITRRSCSKLLRIMIDDGVFSKIFILLSQVQFHLLNEVDNNPLKIINQRLDDVNLLLHSFITTFESNLGNKTFKENMTSISNLIKKYSVKPEWCFEVWRPYIAEDLRNSDNDNNVIVSELRESIKDVLPYQWEHMNIGLYIMFWMLSLYDINYQDLSYMMEYSNLKTQITGINLKLRRRNDLPMKDVVELEEKHRYLTRVSAYIKEDMLTHETNNSLVMKKIEKEKDQWFETADDSGIKKTMLAFMQYCLLPRLQHSSFDAVFVSKFIFMLNSLDVQNYSLAQILENFFVKDILKDLLYTNTSLQTENLASFYQLVIKKLKEWWSDPEKYANEGHSFKSTQTYEEYRLLLKSWFDSLLNQVIKSLDVDDYTTRNNTILFLKVILTQFPVIEEHADKLLDRVNQIAETDDREDIKLASRALVGLVTFNKSKLLPVWEFYSMPSDEKEKAMKAKAEKMKAQRERDEEERKRKLEEDRKERERLMAESGKPTSKPYGLVQLKTEKKEQRTQDVRPQRSGNNPLPENSKDRESDKTTGPTIRETSPVRDSNKEVVKSSSGQHEDNHGPTKNQNMVEDSSKPPNTGVNMASITTLDYASIPGGPKPVSDASSAKVGPLSLESKTAVDKTTVDKTALLPVKEQLNTTTSASGQVSTPLQQKLLVKTTKEVSDRSSSGNSNSRTKSASMTPHSRISNTKMDASNQNESRSADKARATSNAPRERDQRNGANQRNGANQRSYDGQMGYRNSRESRKDYSSYRDSGHPEGSNRDAYRKDGTGRNSRDDRVARDSRESQRKTPSQKSQYRDERDDHGRGRGAWDRYDEGRSSRYYDSYDYQRDRRDSRDTRDYRTSRDARSSRAPLPPPSAPPPPQSASTPPGGGNKRSSYDSQSGREKRRKF, from the coding sequence ATGAGTGCCCAGTGGTCGTACATCACTGAAGAGTTACTCGCGTCGCCCTTGAGCGTCTCGACCCTTGTTGAATCTCTGAAAACAACGCCagaatcaattgatgatgtATTCTACGAACTGATATTGAGCATCGCCGAGTATGATCGTGCCTCGACGGCAACATACTCTTCAATTCTGGCTGCATTGTTCAAAGAGTTCCCTAATAAAGAGGAGAAGTTTCTTGTTCTCTCACAGGCATTCCCGtcaacatcttcattaaattcatttttgaagaattgcTCGATTGACAAGTCTCTGAAAGTGTTACACcttgataaaaatatacTCAAATCTGAAGGAATATTCCCAGATTATGGACGGTACCAGTATATTGATGCACGTACAAGGATTTTTTCAGTTGATTCTTATTCCTCCCTCCATGAGTCAAGTGAAGGTTTTGCAAAGTATATCTCTGAGATTATAAGCTTCATGGATAAACCTGAAAATCCTTCAGATTTAGTAGACACGTTGGATCAGATTACAGTGATATATGAACTCGACGCAAATAGATGCACGCTTATAATGTTAAACATCTTTGCAAATTTCTTGGGTGATAAAGAAGATGTTGTTTTGGATATTTGTAGAAACTGTTCTTGGTGGAGAACGCAAGATTCAAATTCTTCCATACAATCCACCATTAATTCATACTTGTTGAATGTTCGAGAAGAGAATATTTTAGAGCTAAGAATGATCACGTTGCTCATCAAACACGAAATTTTGGACTTTAAGCAGGTGTATAACTGTCTAGGGCCTTTGAATGTGAAAATTATCGATTCTGCCACTACTGAAGCAAACgaatcaaatgaaatgaaTGAATTGCTTGATACGACTCTTgagcaaaaacaaaaagatgCTGCAGTTTCGAATGTATCTGCATTAGCGATGGCTTCCTTGTTACCTGATTCAGATGACGAGGAAGATAATAAGGGGGAAAAAGAGGACAAGGTAGCTACAAGCGAGACATTGGCACAGGAAACCATTCTTGacaaatccaaatatttcaataaGGTTCAACtccttgattcttttatACATTACAAGATGTTTGAGTATATTGATGTGGTGCTAGGAGAATTCCCAGAGATTCCTCTCATTTATGACAGAATAGCTGATCGCTTGAATGATTTGGTTGAATCCTTCATCACACCTTTTTACTTTGAGTTTGTCGACAACTTAAACTTACTAAGCGCCGATGTGGAGGTTGAAGTTACCATACAGATCAACAACCTTGATGAAATGTTTGATGCAGTTATTCCGTATGTGAACTTGCTAAAATATAAGATAATGCGGAATTCCTCATTAGTGACTAAGCTAGTACggattttgaaaactgcaatcttcaaaaatattgaagagaatgaaatatgctttgaatttttcaggAACTACATATTCCTTTACCTTCCATTTTCCCATAATATTCCTTTAGTTAATGAAAGCTTCAGTATATTGTCTTGCTATCCGTTGGAAACAAGGTACAATCTATACGGTGAGTATTCGGTAATGGTGAAAAAGGATCCGGCAACTAAACTTAATAACGATATTtgcgaaaaaaaaactaaagatttgttgaaacGTTTATCAGTTGAGAATATCAATACTTCTTGCCGTTCTTTGAACAAGCTAATCTCGGTTAACCCAATCGCCGCATCTAATACATTTATCTCTCATATTGAAAGCTATAGTTCATTGATAGAACTTGTCTGTGAATCTTCCAAGTTTTTTAACGACTTTGCATGGGATGTCATTACATACCAACTACTTACAAAGTTATATGGTAACCGATCCCCAATGCAGCCTGATGGTATTAACTACACTCAATGGTTTGGAAATTTGACACAATTTATTGGTAAACTGGGAAGTTTGTACCCTGAGTCTTTCCAGTTATCTCCGATTTTGCTATCCGTTGTGAAGAGCTTGATTAATAAAAACTTTTGcgttttggaaattttacAAGCCTTGATTAATTCCATGACAGGAATAAAACCGATTAACAATTTATCTTATCAACAGATCATGAGATTGAATGCAgagaaaagtttgaaacaGTTAGCTTATTTTTCTATTCAAGACAATAGAGAAATCACGCGTAGGTCGTGCTCCAAGTTGCTTCGCATAATGATAGACGATGgagttttttcaaaaatcttTATCCTTCTCTCACAAGTACAGTTTCATTTACTTAACGAAGTTGACAACAATCCCCTGAAAATTATTAACCAACGACTAGATGACGTGAACTTGTTGCTTCATAGTTTCATAACAACTTTTGAGTCCAACCTTGGCaacaaaacattcaaaGAGAACATGACATCTATTTCTAATTTGATCAAGAAATATAGCGTCAAACCTGAATGGTGTTTTGAGGTATGGAGACCATACATTGCGGAAGATTTAAGGAACTCGGATAATGACAACAATGTAATTGTTTCAGAGTTGAGGGAAAGTATCAAGGATGTTTTACCTTACCAATGGGAGCACATGAACATTGGTTTGTATATTATGTTTTGGATGTTGTCGTTATATGATATAAATTATCAAGATTTATCTTATATGATGGAATACTCAAATCTGAAGACGCAAATAACAGGCATCAATTTGAAGCTCAGACGTAGAAATGATTTACCTATGAAAGATGTGGTTGAGCTAGAGGAAAAACATCGCTATCTTACGCGTGTTTCCGCATACATTAAAGAGGACATGCTTACTCATGAGACTAATAACAGCttggtgatgaagaaaatcgaaaaagagaaagatcAATGGTTTGAGACCGCTGATGATAGTGGTATAAAGAAGACGATGTTGGCCTTTATGCAGTACTGCTTACTACCTAGGCTACAGCATTCATCATTTGATGCAGTATTTGTATctaaatttatttttatgCTGAATTCTTTGGATGTTCAAAATTATTCTTTGGCTCAAATTCTTGAGAACTTTTTTGTGAAGGATATACTTAAGGATTTATTGTACACGAATACCTCGTTACAGACTGAAAACCTTGCTTCATTTTATCAGTTGGttatcaagaaattgaaagaatggTGGTCAGATCCTGAAAAATATGCAAATGAGGGTCACAGCTTCAAATCAACACAAACTTATGAGGAGTATCGTTTGTTATTGAAGTCTTGGTTTGATAGCTTATTAAATCAGGTGATCAAATCCttggatgttgatgattACACCACTCGAAATAATACCATCTTATTCTTAAAGGTAATCCTTACCCAGTTCCCTGTAATTGAGGAACACGCAGACAAGTTACTTGATAGGGTGAACCAAATTGCCGAAACCGATGACAGAGAGGACATAAAGCTTGCCTCGCGTGCGCTTGTTGGGCTAGTCACattcaacaaatccaaattgCTTCCAGTCTGGGAGTTCTATAGTATGCCATCGGAcgagaaggaaaaggccATGAAGGCCAAGGCAGAAAAGATGAAAGCACAGCGAGAAAGAGATGAGGaggaaaggaaaagaaagttGGAAGAGGATCGGAAGGAAAGGGAACGGTTGATGGCAGAATCAGGCAAGCCTACATCCAAACCGTATGGATTGGtccaattgaaaactgaGAAGAAGGAACAAAGAACTCAGGATGTGCGTCCACAAAGATCCGGGAATAATCCATTACCGGAAAACAGCAAAGACAGGGAAAGCGATAAAACGACAGGACCAACCATCAGAGAAACTAGTCCAGTGAGAGACAGTAACAAAGAAGTTGTAAAGAGTTCTTCTGGTCAACATGAAGACAATCATGGTCCAaccaaaaatcaaaatatggTGGAAGATTCTAGTAAGCCTCCTAACACTGGTGTGAATATGGCAAGTATCACAACTCTGGATTATGCTTCGATTCCGGGAGGCCCTAAGCCTGTGAGTGATGCATCATCAGCAAAGGTTGGTCCGTTATCTTTGGAATCAAAGACCGCTGTCGACAAAACCACTGTCGACAAAACTGCTTTGCTTCCTGTAAAAGAGCAATTGAATACTACCACATCAGCTTCGGGGCAAGTTTCCACTCCTCTGCAGCAGAAACTGTTGGTAAAAACCACAAAGGAAGTATCTGACAGGTCATCCAGCGGGaactcaaattcaagaacaAAGTCTGCATCTATGACCCCCCATTCACGAATTTCCAATACAAAAATGGACGCAAGTAACCAGAACGAGTCCAGATCTGCAGACAAGGCAAGAGCAACTTCTAATGCACCACGCGAGAGAGACCAAAGGAACGGTGCCAACCAAAGAAACGGTGCCAACCAAAGAAGCTACGATGGACAAATGGGGTACAGAAATTCAAGAGAGTCTCGAAAAGACTACAGTAGCTACCGTGATAGCGGTCATCCCGAAGGTAGTAATCGAGATGCGTATAGGAAGGACGGAACTGGACGAAACAGCAGAGACGACAGAGTTGCTAGAGACAGCAGAGAATCTCAACGAAAGACGCCTAGTCAGAAATCCCAGTACCGAGACGAGAGAGATGATCATGGCAGAGGTAGAGGTGCCTGGGATAGGTATGATGAGGGGCGCAGTAGCCGGTATTACGACTCATATGACTACCAGAGAGACCGTAGAGACTCAAGGGATACACGGGACTATCGAACTTCACGAGACGCACGTTCCTCTCGTGCCCCACTGCCGCCACCGTCAGCACCACCTCCCCCACAGTCCGCCTCTACTCCCCCAGGAGGAGGTAACAAGCGTTCCAGTTATGACAGCCAAAGTGGTAGAGAGAAACGTCGGAAATTTTGA